One window of Centropristis striata isolate RG_2023a ecotype Rhode Island chromosome 21, C.striata_1.0, whole genome shotgun sequence genomic DNA carries:
- the tfam gene encoding transcription factor A, mitochondrial produces the protein MAPFSLMTAGVSWLAKSFSVLSCTSSLARCTSVLPATYINPVRCLCVQPSPPPKRPLNGYLRYFMQQKPLVSRNNPDYKLGDVTKMIAREWRAMGTEQKRPFEEAALRAREQFKVEVKKYEATLTSGQLLQQTLEKKRRIAKRKAIRKKRELNTLGKPKGTRAPFNIYWAEHFEEAQGTTMQAKMIFLSEVWKKMTSQQKQVYYQLAEDDQIRYKNEMKVWEQHMMEIGRPDLIRASTKKRPGVKTAAATKATKKVTATGKSKTTKKKTKSSSEKTVRTTNKR, from the exons gtgtACCAGTGTCCTCCCAGCTACATACATCAACCCAGTGAGGTGTCTGTGCGTTCAGCCCAGCCCGCCTCCAAAGAGACCTCTGAATGGATACTTGAGATATTTTATGCAACAAAAGCCACTCGTAAGCAGAAACAACCCAG ATTATAAACTGGGGGATGTCACCAAGATGATCGCCCGAGAGTGGAGGGCAATGGGCACAGAACAGAAGCGG CCTTTTGAGGAAGCCGCTCTGCGGGCCAGGGAGCAGTTTAAGGTGGAAGTAAAGAAGTATGAAGCCACACTGACTTCAGGGCAGCTTCTGCAACAAACcctggagaagaagaggagaataGCCAAGAGGAAGGCCATCCGCAAAAAGAGG GAGTTGAACACTCTGGGGAAGCCCAAGGGCACTCGCGCTCCTTTCAACATTTACTGGGCGGAGCACTTTGAAGAAGCCCAAGGAACCACCATGCAG GCCAAGATGATTTTCCTGTCTGAGGTGTGGAAGAAAATGACCAGTCAGCAGAAACAG GTCTACTACCAGCTGGCAGAGGACGACCAAATCCGCTATAAGAATGAGATGAAGGTGTGGGAGCAGCACATGATGGAGATCGGACGACCAGACCTGATCCGAGCTTCTACCAAGAAAAGACCGGGTGTTAAAACTGCAGCAGCCACGAAAGCAACAAAGAAGGTCACTGCCACAGGGaagtcaaaaacaacaaagaagaaaacaaaaagcagcTCCGAGAAAACCGTTCGGACTACCAACAAGAGATAA
- the zgc:171971 gene encoding DNA-directed RNA polymerase III subunit RPC4 — MSDPGDAASVPGPSALSSGRGLSLTRGRGLPGRVRSLSSPAPPGRLTSLRTRDLTLGGVFKKPKKTFEPNVHAVRKSKDELREEVYVAPKKERRERRENRGRRKERPQTIQSHSIFEQGPADTVRKTGWRGATELRDSTTSPVCKLAKKERKDSEEDEDEILSKLQRDDFIDDPGLRNDTKLKPIELPLCQSSSFNKSQTLSTTTTCPEKPPLFRRPSCTVQSRAGHRGAELPKPEQPSVVELLRDLSLSGREELFFMQLPDSMPGRASGQKADPPLGSTTEKPAKKEGEPQDKRSAQLQAQEAAVKEGCPVLSEFPEGFLGKLQIRKSGKVELKLGHIVMDVSEGAAFSFLQQLVSVRLSDGRTGDMMVLGNIQHKLVLSPDFQALLREAAAQQQQGQ; from the exons ATGAGCGACCCGGGGGATGCAGCAAGTGTCCCCGGCCCCTCCGCACTCAGCAGCGGGAGAGGGCTGAGTTTGACCCGGGGCAGAGGACTCCCGGGCCGGGTCCGGAGTCTGTCCTCTCCCGCTCCACCTGGAAGACTGACGTCCCTCAGAACCAGGGACCTGACGCTGGGGGGAGTCTTCAAAAAACCAAAG AAAACATTTGAACCAAACGTCCACGCTGTGAGAAAGAGCAAAGATGA GTTAAGGGAAGAGGTCTACGTGGCTCcaaagaaggagagaagagagaggagagagaacagagggaggaggaaagagaggcCTCAGACCATCCAGTCTCACTCCATCTTTGAACAGGGTCCGGCCGACACTGTACGCAAAACAG GGTGGCGTGGTGCTACGGAGCTGCGGGACTCCACCACCTCTCCTGTGTGCAAACTGGCtaagaaagagaggaaagactcagaggaagatgaagatgaaataCTCAGTAAACTACAGAGGGATGAT TTCATAGATGATCCAGGTCTGAGGAATGACACCAAGCTGAAACCCATCGAGCTGCCACTGTGTCAGTCCAGTAGCTTCAATAAGAGTCAAACACTGTCAACCACCACCACAT GTCCAGAGAAGCCTCCTCTGTTCAGACGTCCGTCCTGTACAGTTCAGAGCAGAGCAGGCcacagaggagcagagctgcccAAACCAGAGCAGCCGTCTGTGGTAGAACTGCTGCGGGATCTCAGCCTCTCCGGCAGAGAGGAGCTCTTCTTCATGCAGCTACCTGACAGCATGCCCGGCAGAGCTTCTGGACAGAAGGCCGACCCCCCTCTGGGATCTACAACAGAGAAACCTGCCAAGAAGGAAGGGGAGCCTCAAGACAAGAGGTCTGCACAGCTACAAGCACAA GAGGCTGCGGTGAAGGAAGGCTGTCCCGTGCTGTCAGAATTCCCAGAAGGATTTTTGGGAAAACTGCAGATCAGGAAGTCTGGAAAGGTGGAGCTCAAGCTGGGTCACATTGTCATGGATGTTTCTGAGGGAGCGGCATTCTCCTTCCTGCAG CAACTGGTGTCTGTACGTCTGTCTGATGGTCGCACCGGAGACATGATGGTGTTGGGAAACATCCAACACAAACTGGTCTTATCTCCTGACTTCCAGGCTTtactgagagaagctgcagcaCAGCAGCAACAAGGACAATGA